The proteins below are encoded in one region of Limnochordia bacterium:
- a CDS encoding ABC transporter permease, whose amino-acid sequence MSKPHRLLEYGLTLFVLFNLNFILPRALPGDPLLTLVNTDQSFSVLTAEQLDYFTSYYGLDEPLSRQYLKYWQGLLTGELGKSIYFKEDVASLVLRRLGWTVLLVGSGILLSSLVGVILGSWAAWCQGSWFDRALYFFLVCLAETPVFLIGTLLLFTLGARLHWFPLGGAMTHFASYGSRPGQLLDILHHAALPVVTLALSRLGSSFLLSRNTMVATLNEEFMHTAYLKGLPGKTRLFKHGLKNCLVPVITRTLTSLGTMIGGAVLVENLFAYPGIGGLLQQAVLACDYPLMQGILLVTSISVVTMNLLGDLLCYRLDPRAR is encoded by the coding sequence TTGAGTAAACCACATCGGTTACTGGAGTACGGGTTAACCTTGTTTGTCCTGTTTAACTTGAACTTCATATTACCCCGGGCATTGCCCGGGGATCCCTTACTTACATTGGTCAATACAGATCAATCCTTTAGCGTACTCACCGCCGAACAGCTTGATTACTTCACAAGCTACTACGGTCTTGATGAGCCCTTAAGTCGGCAGTATCTAAAGTATTGGCAGGGACTCCTGACGGGAGAACTGGGCAAAAGTATTTACTTCAAAGAGGACGTGGCCTCTTTGGTACTAAGAAGGCTCGGCTGGACCGTGCTTTTAGTAGGTTCAGGTATCCTTCTTAGTTCGCTTGTGGGGGTTATTCTGGGTAGTTGGGCGGCATGGTGCCAAGGTAGTTGGTTTGATCGGGCACTGTACTTCTTCCTCGTCTGCCTAGCGGAAACCCCGGTGTTCCTGATTGGTACGCTGTTGTTATTTACATTGGGCGCCCGGCTGCATTGGTTTCCCCTAGGCGGTGCCATGACCCATTTTGCTTCCTATGGAAGCCGACCAGGTCAACTACTAGATATTCTCCATCACGCCGCCTTGCCTGTTGTCACTTTGGCCCTAAGCAGACTAGGTAGCAGTTTCTTGCTGAGCCGCAACACTATGGTTGCCACACTTAACGAAGAGTTCATGCACACAGCATACCTTAAGGGACTACCAGGGAAAACCCGTCTGTTTAAGCATGGACTGAAGAATTGTTTGGTACCGGTTATCACTCGAACACTGACCTCCTTGGGCACAATGATAGGCGGCGCCGTTCTTGTTGAGAATCTCTTTGCCTATCCGGGGATTGGCGGCCTACTGCAGCAGGCCGTTTTGGCCTGTGACTATCCTTTAATGCAGGGTATCCTGCTTGTTACGTCAATCTCTGTTGTCACCATGAACCTCCTTGGGGACCTTCTTTGCTACCGTTTAGATCCCCGGGCACGTTAG